Proteins co-encoded in one Anabaena sphaerica FACHB-251 genomic window:
- a CDS encoding type II toxin-antitoxin system VapC family toxin, translating into MVIDTSAIMAIIYGETEELIFMELISDTEECLLSSPSYVEASIVLGTKHGQQGIENLNLLIAALSITIVPFTVEQAQLASEAFLKFGKGRHPAKLNMGDCFSYALAKSTNQPLLFKGNDFIYTDVAQVSY; encoded by the coding sequence ATGGTGATTGACACTTCTGCTATCATGGCTATTATTTATGGTGAAACTGAAGAATTGATATTTATGGAACTTATTAGCGATACTGAAGAATGTTTACTTTCTTCACCCAGCTATGTTGAAGCATCTATAGTTTTAGGAACTAAACATGGACAACAGGGCATAGAAAATTTGAATTTATTAATTGCAGCATTGTCTATAACTATTGTACCTTTTACTGTAGAACAGGCACAATTGGCTAGTGAAGCGTTTTTGAAGTTTGGAAAAGGTCGTCATCCAGCAAAATTGAATATGGGTGATTGTTTTTCCTATGCTTTAGCAAAATCTACAAATCAACCTTTATTATTCAAAGGAAATGACTTTATTTATACGGATGTTGCTCAGGTTAGTTATTGA
- the dxs gene encoding 1-deoxy-D-xylulose-5-phosphate synthase, whose translation MHLSEITHPNQLHGLSIRQLQQIAHQIRDKHLQTVAATGGHLGPGLGVVELTLALYQTLDLDRDKVIWDVGHQAYPHKLITGRYHDFHTLRQKDGVAGYLKRCENKFDHFGAGHASTSISAALGMALARDLKGEKFKAVAVIGDGALTGGMALEAINHAGHLPKTNLLVVLNDNEMSISPNVGAIPRYLNKMRLSPPVQFLADNFEEQFKHIPFVGESLSPELERIKEGMKRLAVSKLGAVFEELGFTYMGPVDGHNLEELIATFQQAHQITGPVLVHVATVKGKGYEMAEKDQVGYHAQNPFNVTTGKAIPSSKPKPPAYAKVFSHTLVKLAEQNPKIVGITAAMATGTGLDKLQAKLPNQYIDVGIAEQHAVTVAAGLACEGMRPVAAIYSTFLQRAYDQIIHDVCIQNLPVFFCLDRAGIVGADGPTHQGMYDIAYLRCIPNMVVMAPKDEAELQRMVVTGIEYTDGPISMRFPRGNGHGVPLMEEGWEPLEIGKGEILRQGDDVLILGYGTMVYPGMQAAEILSEHGIEATVINARFVKPLDTDLILPLAQQIGRVVTLEEGCLMGGFGSAVAEALLDADIVVPVKRIGVPDILVDHATPDQSKASLGLTSQQIADNILQAFFKKQAAAVV comes from the coding sequence ATGCATCTGAGTGAAATCACCCATCCTAACCAGTTGCACGGTTTGTCTATTCGGCAGTTACAACAAATTGCCCATCAAATTCGAGATAAGCACTTACAAACCGTAGCAGCAACTGGAGGGCATTTGGGTCCTGGTTTGGGAGTTGTCGAATTAACCCTTGCACTTTACCAGACACTAGACTTGGATCGGGATAAAGTAATTTGGGATGTAGGACACCAAGCTTATCCCCATAAACTAATTACAGGACGTTACCACGACTTCCACACCCTCAGACAAAAAGACGGAGTTGCCGGTTATCTCAAACGCTGTGAAAACAAGTTTGATCACTTTGGCGCAGGACACGCTTCTACAAGTATTTCCGCAGCTTTGGGTATGGCTTTAGCCCGCGACTTGAAAGGGGAAAAATTCAAAGCTGTTGCTGTTATCGGCGATGGTGCTTTAACTGGAGGTATGGCCTTAGAAGCCATCAACCATGCTGGACACCTACCCAAAACTAACCTACTGGTGGTTCTCAATGACAATGAGATGTCCATCTCTCCCAACGTTGGGGCTATTCCCCGCTATCTGAACAAAATGCGCCTCAGCCCACCGGTGCAATTTCTCGCAGATAACTTTGAAGAACAGTTTAAGCATATTCCCTTTGTGGGTGAATCCCTTTCACCTGAACTGGAACGCATTAAAGAAGGAATGAAGCGGTTAGCGGTTTCTAAACTTGGTGCAGTTTTTGAAGAACTGGGTTTTACCTACATGGGTCCAGTTGATGGACATAATTTAGAAGAATTAATTGCCACTTTCCAACAAGCACATCAAATTACAGGTCCTGTGCTGGTTCATGTAGCCACCGTCAAGGGTAAAGGCTATGAAATGGCTGAAAAAGACCAAGTAGGCTATCATGCCCAAAACCCCTTTAATGTGACCACTGGTAAGGCTATTCCTTCCAGTAAACCCAAACCCCCTGCTTATGCGAAGGTCTTTTCTCACACCTTAGTAAAACTTGCAGAACAAAACCCGAAAATTGTCGGTATTACCGCAGCTATGGCCACGGGTACAGGTTTAGATAAACTACAAGCTAAATTACCAAATCAATATATTGATGTAGGTATTGCTGAACAACACGCTGTTACTGTGGCTGCGGGTTTAGCTTGTGAAGGTATGCGCCCCGTCGCTGCAATTTATTCTACCTTCTTACAACGTGCCTACGACCAAATTATCCATGATGTCTGCATTCAAAACCTGCCTGTCTTCTTCTGTTTAGATCGGGCGGGTATTGTTGGTGCTGACGGTCCAACTCACCAAGGTATGTATGATATTGCTTACCTGCGTTGTATTCCTAACATGGTGGTGATGGCTCCTAAGGACGAAGCGGAATTGCAACGGATGGTAGTGACTGGTATTGAATATACTGATGGACCTATTTCCATGCGTTTCCCCCGTGGTAATGGTCACGGTGTACCTTTGATGGAGGAAGGTTGGGAACCTTTGGAAATTGGTAAAGGGGAAATTCTCCGCCAAGGTGATGATGTGTTAATTCTGGGCTATGGTACGATGGTTTACCCAGGTATGCAAGCCGCAGAAATTCTCAGTGAACACGGCATTGAAGCTACTGTAATTAATGCCCGGTTTGTTAAACCTTTGGATACTGATTTAATATTACCTTTGGCGCAACAAATCGGCCGGGTTGTTACTTTGGAAGAAGGCTGTTTAATGGGTGGCTTTGGTTCTGCGGTAGCTGAGGCTTTACTTGATGCTGATATTGTTGTACCTGTGAAACGGATCGGTGTTCCTGATATTTTGGTAGATCATGCCACACCAGATCAATCTAAGGCTAGTTTAGGTTTAACCAGTCAGCAAATTGCAGATAATATTTTGCAAGCTTTCTTCAAAAAACAAGCCGCTGCTGTAGTTTAG
- a CDS encoding S-layer homology domain-containing protein — protein MIIDMKELLVHSGGNRYPVKKNAKNHPKTFLSLCLLAIGTLTSVTLLTTYPVFAQEQATEKLPVTNSDYIQKVLEAKLMDNLPDGNFYPERLISRAELASILVKAFYLDKRQAAKQEKAIVVPDVPNYYWAYQDIQTVLKTDIMKGYRGNMFFPNQKVTRAEGLAIFAQAYGVFQFPDQTIKEILTPYPDVAYIPNWARRAIATVISEGFINTDTNGNINPLSPMTRGDMAYLLSKYLQRQQKQAETPIVPTILQF, from the coding sequence ATGATCATAGATATGAAAGAATTACTAGTACACAGCGGCGGAAATAGGTATCCAGTTAAAAAAAATGCCAAAAATCATCCAAAAACCTTTCTTTCCTTGTGCCTGCTGGCAATAGGTACATTAACTTCAGTAACCCTGCTAACAACTTACCCAGTCTTTGCCCAGGAACAAGCTACAGAAAAGCTACCTGTGACTAATTCCGATTATATCCAAAAAGTGTTAGAAGCCAAATTAATGGATAACTTACCCGATGGAAATTTTTACCCAGAAAGGTTAATTAGTCGGGCAGAATTAGCATCAATTTTAGTGAAAGCTTTTTACTTAGATAAACGCCAAGCTGCTAAACAGGAAAAAGCCATAGTTGTACCAGATGTCCCTAATTATTATTGGGCGTATCAAGATATTCAGACAGTGCTGAAAACCGATATTATGAAAGGTTATCGGGGGAATATGTTTTTTCCCAATCAAAAAGTTACCAGGGCAGAAGGTTTAGCTATTTTTGCCCAAGCTTATGGAGTTTTTCAGTTTCCTGATCAAACAATCAAAGAAATTTTAACACCCTACCCAGATGTAGCATATATACCTAATTGGGCTAGAAGAGCGATCGCTACAGTCATCAGTGAAGGATTTATCAACACAGATACTAACGGTAATATTAACCCATTAAGCCCCATGACCCGTGGTGATATGGCTTATTTGTTAAGTAAATATTTGCAACGTCAGCAAAAACAGGCAGAAACACCCATAGTTCCCACTATCCTGCAATTTTAA
- the rpiA gene encoding ribose-5-phosphate isomerase RpiA, with protein MSVSADPVKLMKQEVGKAAAALVKSGSIVGLGTGSTTAYTIQFLGDRLKSGELKDIVGIPTSFQSEVLAKQYGVPLTTLDAIDHIDIAIDGADEVDPHKNLIKGGGAAHTREKVVDYLAEQFIVVVDGGKLVTRLGSSFAVPVEVIPMAITPVINAIKKLGGQPELRMGVKKAGPVITDQGNMVLDVTFDNIDDPVNLEKTLNNIPGVLENGIFVNCVDLVLIGEVIDGKPVVRQM; from the coding sequence ATGTCCGTATCAGCAGACCCCGTGAAGTTGATGAAGCAAGAAGTTGGCAAAGCCGCCGCCGCCCTGGTAAAATCAGGTTCTATTGTCGGGTTGGGTACGGGGTCAACTACAGCTTACACCATTCAGTTTTTGGGCGATCGCCTCAAGTCTGGTGAACTCAAAGATATTGTCGGTATCCCCACCTCGTTTCAGTCAGAAGTGTTAGCAAAACAGTACGGCGTTCCTCTCACCACTTTAGACGCTATTGACCACATCGACATCGCTATTGATGGTGCTGATGAAGTTGACCCCCACAAAAACTTGATTAAAGGTGGTGGTGCAGCACATACCCGCGAAAAAGTTGTAGATTACCTAGCAGAGCAATTTATAGTTGTGGTTGATGGTGGTAAGTTAGTAACCCGCTTGGGTTCTAGTTTTGCTGTACCAGTGGAAGTTATCCCTATGGCTATCACCCCCGTTATTAATGCGATTAAGAAACTCGGTGGTCAACCGGAACTTCGGATGGGTGTTAAAAAAGCTGGACCAGTTATTACTGACCAAGGTAACATGGTGCTAGATGTTACATTTGATAATATTGACGATCCTGTAAATTTAGAAAAAACACTGAATAATATTCCCGGTGTTTTGGAAAATGGCATCTTCGTTAACTGTGTTGATTTGGTTTTGATTGGTGAAGTTATTGATGGTAAACCTGTTGTCCGTCAAATGTAG
- a CDS encoding aldo/keto reductase: MLYRRFGRTELQMPFFSCGGMRYQFKWQDVPPAEIPQDNQENLEATIHRAVELGINHIETARGYGTSEMQLGRILPKFPREKLIVQTKVSPVADAKEFRQTFEKSLAYLQLDYVDLLGLHGINTAEILDYSICEGGCLEVAKQLQAEGKVRFIGFSTHAPTEIIVQAINTNQFDYVNLHWYYINQWNWSAIEAANKLDMGVFIISPANKGGLLYQPSEKLVNLCQPLSPMVFNDLFCLSHPQVHTLSIGAAKPSDFDEHLKTLKLLDNADEILPPIIERLEKAAIETLGENWVKTWEHNLPTWEETPGQINIKVVLWLLNLALAYDMVEYGKMRYNLLGNGNHWFPGNRADKLDELDLRECLVNSPHADKIPQMLAKANAMLKAEDVKRLSQS, from the coding sequence ATGCTATATAGAAGATTTGGACGTACAGAATTACAAATGCCCTTTTTTTCCTGCGGGGGAATGCGTTATCAATTTAAATGGCAGGATGTTCCACCAGCGGAAATTCCTCAAGATAATCAGGAAAATTTAGAAGCTACTATTCATCGTGCAGTTGAGTTAGGTATTAATCATATTGAAACTGCCCGTGGTTATGGAACTTCGGAAATGCAGTTAGGAAGAATATTACCTAAGTTTCCTCGTGAAAAGTTAATTGTACAGACTAAAGTTTCTCCTGTAGCAGATGCAAAAGAGTTTCGGCAGACATTTGAAAAATCTTTGGCATATCTTCAGTTAGATTATGTTGATTTATTAGGTTTGCATGGTATTAATACTGCTGAAATTTTAGATTATAGCATTTGTGAAGGTGGTTGTTTAGAAGTAGCCAAGCAACTACAAGCTGAGGGAAAAGTCAGATTTATTGGTTTTTCCACCCATGCCCCAACGGAGATCATTGTACAGGCAATTAATACAAATCAATTTGATTATGTAAACTTGCATTGGTACTATATAAATCAATGGAATTGGTCAGCAATAGAAGCAGCTAATAAATTAGATATGGGTGTCTTTATTATCAGTCCTGCTAATAAAGGCGGTTTATTATATCAACCTTCAGAAAAGTTAGTAAATCTTTGTCAACCATTGAGTCCAATGGTGTTTAATGATTTATTTTGTTTGAGTCATCCCCAAGTACATACTTTGAGTATTGGTGCTGCAAAACCAAGTGATTTTGATGAACATTTAAAAACACTAAAATTATTAGATAATGCCGATGAAATCTTACCTCCAATTATTGAAAGATTAGAAAAAGCAGCTATAGAAACTTTAGGTGAAAATTGGGTAAAAACCTGGGAACACAATTTACCTACTTGGGAAGAAACACCAGGACAGATAAATATTAAAGTAGTTTTATGGTTGTTGAATTTAGCCTTGGCTTATGACATGGTGGAATATGGAAAAATGCGCTACAATTTATTAGGTAATGGTAATCACTGGTTTCCTGGTAATAGAGCCGATAAATTAGATGAATTAGATTTGAGAGAATGTCTTGTTAATAGTCCTCATGCTGATAAAATACCACAAATGTTAGCCAAAGCTAATGCAATGTTAAAGGCTGAAGATGTGAAACGGTTATCTCAAAGTTAA
- the pabB gene encoding aminodeoxychorismate synthase component I produces the protein MKTLIIDNYDSYTFNLYQIIAEVNGEIPIVIRNNEVEWEELTKIDFDNVVISPGPGRPEKPEDFGICRQVLENINVPVLGVCLGHQGLGYFYGGKIIHAPEIKHGRLSEVYHHNCQLFQGLPKSFLAVCYNSLIVADDIPDCLEKIAWTPEGVVMGLRHRHLPFWGVQFHPESISTEYGRQILENFRNITARFYNYQVRENVDHRIKFLPKKRQNYQHQKYQVCSKKLDIYPDAEQVFSQLFGDKVNTFWLDSSRYEPGLSRFSFMGDNSGVHSLLVEYRTENQEITITQSGKITHHQESIFDYLQRKIKDRYCVNDDLPFDFNCGFVGYFGYELKAECGAELVHTSNLPDAVFILADRIIAFDHQEKLTYLLCLTTPEETSTAEEWFFSVESKLQTLSPILPVIPCPNQNPVIFHLQQSHQDYLDDIQTSLKEIYEGETYQVCLTNKLYTDTTPQALAFYCTLRKINPAPYSAFLRFADFAIACSSPERFLRIDTQGWVETKPIKGTLARGKTPAEDVILKESLRNSEKDRSENLMIVDLLRNDLGRVCQIGSVHVSKLMDVETYSTVHQLVTTIRGLLRPDMDATDCIKMAFPGGSMTGAPKIRTMQIIDRLEPKARGIYSGSIGFLAFNGAADLNIVIRTAILTPKQTSIGVGGGIVALSNPEAELSEMLLKAEALIQALVITVNGEFKVEKLKIKN, from the coding sequence GTGAAAACTCTAATTATAGATAATTATGATTCTTACACCTTTAATTTATATCAAATCATTGCGGAAGTAAATGGAGAAATTCCCATTGTTATCCGTAATAATGAAGTTGAATGGGAAGAATTGACCAAGATTGATTTTGATAATGTGGTAATTTCTCCAGGCCCAGGTAGACCAGAAAAACCAGAAGATTTTGGTATTTGTCGTCAAGTCTTAGAAAATATCAATGTTCCTGTTTTGGGTGTATGTCTTGGACATCAAGGATTAGGTTATTTCTATGGGGGAAAAATTATCCATGCACCAGAAATTAAACATGGTAGATTAAGTGAAGTTTATCATCATAATTGTCAATTATTTCAAGGTTTACCCAAATCCTTTTTAGCTGTTTGTTATAATTCTTTAATTGTCGCTGATGATATACCCGACTGTTTAGAAAAAATTGCTTGGACTCCAGAAGGTGTAGTCATGGGTTTACGTCATCGACATTTACCTTTTTGGGGTGTACAGTTTCATCCTGAATCAATTTCTACTGAATATGGTAGACAGATTTTAGAAAATTTCAGAAATATAACTGCCAGATTTTATAATTATCAAGTTAGGGAAAATGTAGATCATCGAATAAAATTTTTACCGAAAAAACGCCAAAATTATCAACATCAAAAATATCAAGTTTGTAGTAAAAAACTAGATATATATCCTGATGCAGAACAGGTATTTAGCCAACTTTTTGGTGACAAAGTTAATACCTTTTGGTTAGACAGTAGTAGATATGAACCTGGGTTATCTCGCTTTTCATTTATGGGAGATAATAGCGGTGTTCATAGTTTATTAGTTGAATATCGGACAGAAAATCAAGAAATTACAATTACTCAATCAGGTAAAATTACTCATCATCAAGAAAGTATCTTTGATTATTTACAACGAAAAATTAAAGATAGATATTGTGTAAATGATGATTTACCCTTTGATTTTAACTGTGGTTTTGTGGGTTATTTTGGTTATGAATTAAAAGCTGAATGTGGTGCTGAGTTAGTACATACTTCCAATTTACCAGATGCGGTTTTTATCTTAGCTGACAGAATTATAGCTTTTGATCATCAGGAAAAACTCACTTATTTATTATGTTTGACCACTCCAGAAGAAACCTCAACAGCAGAAGAATGGTTTTTCTCTGTAGAGTCAAAATTGCAAACATTATCACCCATTTTACCAGTTATCCCTTGCCCAAATCAAAACCCTGTAATTTTCCATTTACAACAGTCACATCAAGATTATTTGGATGATATTCAAACATCTTTAAAAGAAATATATGAAGGTGAAACTTATCAAGTTTGTTTAACCAATAAATTATATACTGATACAACTCCTCAAGCTTTAGCATTTTACTGTACATTACGCAAAATTAATCCTGCACCCTATTCAGCTTTTTTGAGATTTGCTGATTTTGCGATCGCTTGTTCTTCCCCCGAAAGATTTTTGCGGATAGATACTCAAGGTTGGGTAGAAACAAAACCCATTAAAGGAACATTAGCAAGAGGAAAAACACCAGCAGAAGATGTAATTTTAAAAGAAAGTTTACGCAACAGTGAAAAAGACCGTTCTGAAAATTTAATGATAGTGGATTTATTACGTAATGACTTAGGAAGAGTTTGTCAAATTGGTAGCGTTCATGTTTCCAAATTAATGGATGTAGAAACCTATAGTACAGTCCATCAATTAGTAACCACAATTAGGGGTTTATTACGTCCAGATATGGATGCTACCGACTGCATTAAAATGGCTTTTCCTGGTGGTTCAATGACAGGTGCGCCAAAAATCAGAACTATGCAAATTATAGATCGACTAGAACCAAAAGCGAGAGGTATATATTCAGGATCAATTGGTTTTTTAGCTTTTAATGGTGCAGCTGATTTAAACATTGTGATTCGCACAGCTATACTCACTCCTAAACAAACTTCTATCGGGGTAGGAGGGGGAATTGTTGCTTTATCAAACCCTGAAGCTGAACTATCAGAAATGTTGTTAAAAGCAGAAGCTTTAATTCAAGCTTTAGTTATTACTGTGAATGGGGAATTTAAGGTTGAGAAATTAAAAATTAAAAATTAA
- a CDS encoding hemolysin family protein yields the protein MSSITVEIFIILVLILANGVFSMSEMAIVSARKVRLQQLANQGSLNAQAALELAESPNHFLSIVQVGITLINILNGVFGGATLAQRLEKYVQLVPFLANYSQPIAFSIVVLAITYLSLIVGELVPKRLALNNPERIASSVAVPMRALAALASPVVHLLSLSTETVLRLLGITPSDEPQVTEEEIKILIEQGTEAGTFEEAEQDMVERVFRLGDRPVSSLMTPRPDIVWLDLDDSPEENRQKMSASGYSRYPVCQEGLDNVLGVIPVTALLARSLRHEPFDLTIGLRQPIFVPESTRGLKVLELFKQTITHIALVVDEYGVIQGLVTLNDIMSEIVGDVPAEPGQEEPQAVQREDGSWLVDGMLPVEEFLELFAIEELETEERGNYQTLGGLVITHLGRIPSAADHFEWQGMRIEVMDMDGNRVDKVLVVPRLINHG from the coding sequence ATGTCCTCCATTACAGTTGAAATTTTCATCATTTTGGTGCTAATTCTGGCCAACGGTGTATTTTCCATGTCCGAGATGGCCATAGTTTCGGCACGAAAAGTCAGGTTACAGCAGTTAGCCAACCAAGGCAGCCTCAACGCCCAGGCTGCTTTAGAACTAGCAGAGTCTCCCAATCATTTCTTGTCTATTGTCCAGGTAGGGATTACACTCATCAATATTCTTAATGGTGTCTTTGGTGGTGCGACCCTTGCCCAAAGACTAGAAAAGTATGTTCAGCTAGTTCCGTTTTTGGCCAATTATAGCCAACCCATTGCTTTTAGTATCGTAGTTTTAGCGATCACCTATTTATCATTGATTGTTGGTGAACTTGTACCCAAGCGGTTAGCATTAAACAACCCAGAACGAATTGCTTCATCTGTGGCTGTTCCCATGCGGGCTTTAGCTGCTTTAGCTTCCCCAGTGGTACATCTTTTAAGTCTTTCGACAGAAACAGTCTTGCGACTTTTGGGAATTACACCTTCCGATGAACCCCAAGTTACAGAAGAAGAAATTAAAATTTTAATAGAACAAGGAACGGAAGCGGGAACTTTTGAAGAAGCAGAACAGGATATGGTAGAAAGGGTTTTTCGTTTAGGCGATCGCCCTGTTAGTTCCTTAATGACACCCCGCCCTGATATTGTTTGGTTAGACTTAGACGACTCTCCAGAAGAAAACCGCCAGAAAATGTCTGCAAGTGGTTATTCTCGTTATCCCGTATGTCAAGAGGGACTTGATAATGTTTTGGGTGTCATCCCTGTCACCGCTTTATTAGCCAGAAGTTTGCGTCATGAACCTTTTGATTTAACAATAGGATTACGTCAACCGATATTTGTACCAGAAAGTACCAGGGGTTTAAAAGTTTTAGAGTTATTCAAACAAACTATCACTCATATTGCGTTAGTAGTCGATGAATACGGAGTAATTCAAGGATTAGTAACTCTGAATGATATTATGAGTGAAATTGTTGGTGATGTTCCCGCAGAACCAGGACAGGAAGAACCCCAAGCCGTACAACGGGAAGATGGTTCTTGGTTAGTGGATGGAATGTTACCAGTAGAAGAGTTTTTGGAACTTTTTGCTATAGAAGAATTAGAAACCGAAGAAAGAGGTAACTATCAAACTTTGGGTGGTTTAGTCATTACCCATTTAGGACGTATTCCCTCAGCAGCAGATCATTTTGAATGGCAAGGTATGAGAATTGAAGTCATGGATATGGATGGTAATCGTGTTGATAAGGTGTTAGTTGTTCCCAGGTTAATTAATCATGGGTAA